The Pseudomonas sp. S06B 330 genome contains the following window.
CCTACCAGTTCGTGCGACGCAATCGCCAGCAACTGGCAACGCAGCAGAACTGACCTGCCGCCGGTTGCGCACCAGCGCGGCGCAACCGGCTGCACCGTTCTACGGGTTAAGCCCCAGGCCGGTGCAGCAATTTCTTCTGCGTCCCCTCAACACCCGTGCCAGAGCCCTTGGCGGTTCCGGCACAGCCCTTGCTAAAGCTCTCTTGCGAAGTCGCCATCTGCCTTACCCGCACATTCGAACTCAACGGAGAGAGCACTATGAAGCGTCGCAGTCTGATCAAGGCCTTCACCCTCAGCGCGTCCATCGCGGCGATGGGCCTGAGCTGGAGCATCCAGGCCGCCGAGACCATCAAGGTCGGCATCCTGCATTCGCTGTCCGGGACCATGGCGATTTCCGAGACATCGCTCAAGGACATGGCCTTGATGACCATCGAACAGATCAACGCCAAGGGCGGCGTCAACGGCAAGTTGCTGGAGCCGGTGGTAGTCGATCCGGCGTCGAACTGGCCGCTGTTCGCCGAGAAGGGCCGGCAGTTGCTGACCCAGGACAAGGTCGCAGTGGTGTTCGGCTGCTGGACGTCGGTATCACGTAAGTCGGTGCTGCCAGTGTTCGAGGAGCTCAATGGCCTGCTGTTCTATCCGGTGCAGTATGAGGGCGAAGAGATGTCGCCCAACGTCTTCTACACCGGCGCCGCCCCCAACCAGCAGGCAATCCCGGCAGTGGAATACCTGATGAGCGAAGAAGGCGGTGCGGCCAAGCGCTACTTCCTGCTTGGCACCGACTATGTCTACCCACGCACCACCAACAAAATTTTGCGCGCCTTCCTGCACAGCAAAGGCGTGGCCGACAAGGACATTGAGGAGGTCTACACGCCGTTCGGCCACAGCGATTACCAGACCATCGTTGCCAACATCAAGAAGTTCTCCGCCGGTGGCAAGACGGCGGTGATCTCCACGGTCAACGGTGATTCCAATGTGCCCTTTTACAAAGAACTGGCCAACCAGGGCCTGAAAGCCACCGATGTGCCGGTGGTGGCCTTCTCGGTCGGTGAGGAAGAGCTGCGCGGGATCGACACCAAGCCGTTGGTGGGACACTTGGCGGCCTGGAACTACTTCGAGTCGGTCGACAACCCGGTCAACAGCCAGTTCGTGGCGAACTGGAAAGCCTACGCCAAAGCCAAAAACCTGCCGGGCGCCGACAAGGCGGTAACCAACGACCCGATGGAAGCTACCTATGTCGGCATCCATATGTGGGCCCAGGCAGTAGAGCAGGCCAAGTCCACTGACGTCGACAAAGTCCGCGAAGCGCTGGCCGGGCAAACCTTCAAAGCGCCGTCGGGCTACACCCTGACCATGGACAAGACCAACCATCACCTGCACAAGCCGGTGATGATCGGCGAAATCCAGGATGACGGGCAGTTCAGCGTGGTCTGGGAGACCGAGCAGCCACTGCGGGCACAGCCTTGGAGCCCGTTCATTCCGGGTAATGACAAGCGCCCGGATTATGCGGTGAAGGGTAACTGATAGCCCCAGGCTCCCCCAGGTACAGCATGCCGCAAACCTTGTGGGAGCCGGTCTTGCCGGCGATGAGGCCGGAGCAGACGACACCCCTCTCAAAACCGCGACGGATCCCGCCATGCCCAAGGCTCTTCACTGCCTCCTCCTCGGCCTGCTCCTGCTGCTGCCCCTCGGCGCCCAGGCTAGCGACGCCGACTACTTCATCGCCGCCAAGGCCAACGAGCAGGCACGCCTGCTACAGGATTGGGCCGCACAACCGGACCCAGCCCGTCTGGACCTGCTGACCTCCCTGCAGCAGGGTCACTTGAGCCCCACCGACAGCCGCAAACTGCGCCTGAACAACCGCCTGCGCGGCCTTGTGGATAACGCCCTGGCCAGCCATCAACTGCTCAGCAACGACGCCAAGCTGCGCCTGGCCGCAGCCCAGCAACTGCAAAAATCTGCCCAACCCGCACAGGTCGCCTTCCTCGACCGGCGCTTCGCCAGCGAAACCGATGCCGCCGTGCATGCCGCGCTCGGCCTGGCCCTGGCCAACCTGCAACTGGTTGCCAGTGACCCGGCGGTGCGTCTGGCTGCCGTGCGCCTGCTCGGTGAAACCGGCGACCCCATGGCCCGCACCCGTCTCGAGGCGCTGCTCGCGCCGGGTGTAGAGAGCAATGCCAACGTGCGTACCGCCGCCGAAACCAGCCTGGCCCAGGTCAAGCGCAAGCTGCTGTTCGGTGAACTGCTCGGCCAGGCGTTCAGTGGTCTTTCGCTGGGTTCGATCCTGTTATTGGCGGCCTTGGGCCTGGCGATCACCTTCGGCCTGCTCGGGGTCATCAACATGGCCCACGGCGAGATGCTGATGCTCGGTGCCTACGCCACCTATGGGGTGCAGGTGCTGATCCAGCGCTACGCACCAGGTGCCATCGAGTTTTACCCGTTAGTTGCCCTGCCGGTAGCCTTCACAGTCAGTGCCGGCGTCGGCATGCTTCTGGAGCGTACGGTCATTCGCCACCTGTACGGCCGACCGCTGGAAACGCTGTTGGCCACCTGGGGCATAAGCCTGATCCTGATCCAGGCCATCCGCCTGCTGTTTGGCGCGCAGAACGTCGAAGTAGCCAACCCGGCCTGGCTCTCCGGCGGCCTCCAGGTGCTGCCCAATCTGGTTCTGCCCTACAGCCGCCTGGTGATCATCGCCTTCGCCCTGTTCGTGGTGGTGCTGACCTGGCTGCTGCTCAACCGTACGCGCCTGGGCCTGAACGTGCGTGCCGTCACCCAGAACCGCAACATGGCCGCCTGCTGCGGCGTGCCCACCGGGCGTGTCGACATGCTCGCCTTCGGCCTCGGTTCAGGCATCGCCGGCCTCGGTGGCGTAGCCCTGAGCCAGATCGGCAACGTCGGCCCGGACCTGGGCCAGAGCTACATCATCGACTCTTTCCTGGTGGTAGTGCTCGGCGGCGTCGGGCAACTGGCCGGCAGCCTCTGGGCCGCGTTTGGCTTGGGTATCGCCAACAAATTGCTGGAGCCGCAGATCGGTGCGGTGCTCGGCAAAATCCTCATCCTTGCACTGATCATTCTGTTCATCCAGAAACGCCCGCAAGGCCTCTTCGCACTCAAGGGACGGGTAATCGACTGATGAACCAGCCTCTGCTTGTTACCGCCAGCCAAAAGGTCGGCCCACGCTGGACCCTGGCCACAGGTGCTGTTGTCCTGCTGGTGCTGCTGGCCCTGGCGCTGTTGTCGTTGTTGCCCGACGGCCATGGCCTGCAGGTTTCGGCCTACACCCTGACCCTGGTCGGCAAAATCCTCTGCTACGCCATCGTTGCCTTGGCGCTGGACCTGGTCTGGGGCTATGCCGGCTTGTTGTCGCTGGGGCATGGCCTGTTCTTCGCCCTCGGTGGTTACGCCATGGGCATGTACCTGATGCGTGAAGCGGCGGGCGATGGCTTGCCGGCGTTCATGACCTTCCTGTCATGGACCGAACTGCCCTGGTACTGGGCCGGTACCCAGCACTTTGCCTGGGCCTTGTGCCTGGTGGTGCTGGCGCCGGGATTGCTGGCGCTAGTGTTCGGGTTCTTCGCCTTCCGCTCGCGGATCAAGGGCGTGTACTTCTCGATCATGACTCAGGCCCTGACCTTCGCCGGCATGCTGTTGTTCTTTCGCAACGAGACCGGCTTTGGCGGCAATAACGGCTTCACCAACTTTCGCAGCATCCTCGGCTTTTCGATCACCGCGCAAAGTACACGTGCGGTGCTGTTCCTGCTGACCGTGGCGCTGCTGGTCGTCAGTCTGTACCTGGGCTGGCGCCTGGCCCGAAGCAAGTTCGGCCGGGTTCTGACCGCGCTGCGCGATGCTGAAAACCGACTGATGTTCTGTGGCTACGACCCACGCGGCTTCAAGCTGTTTGTCTGGGTGCTCAGCGCTGTGCTCTGCGGCCTGGCGGGTGCGTTGTACGTACCGCAGGTAGGCATCATCAATCCCAGTGAAATGTCGCCAACCAACTCCATCGAGGCCGCTGTGTGGGTGGCCCTGGGCGGACGTGGCACGCTGATCGGCCCGTTGCTCGGCGCCGGCCTGGTCAATGGCATGAAGAGCTGGTTCACCGTGGCGTTCCCCGAGTACTGGCTGTTTTGCCTGGGCGCGCTGTTCATTCTGGTCACTTTGTACCTGCCCAAGGGCGTGGTCGGGCTGTTGAAGAAAAGAGGTGAACAATGAGAGCCCTACCCCTGCCACCGGCCCATCCGGAATTCATGCTCGAACCGATCCTCGACGCGGGCAGCGGTCGCGACGCTATCGGCCTTGGTCAGTTGCGCGCAGAAGGCCTGGATGTCCGCCACGGCACGGTCCTGACGCTGGAGGACATCAGCGTCAGCTTCGATGGTTTCAAGGCCCTCAACGCCCTGAACCTGTACATCGGCGTCGGCGAGCTGCGTTGCATTATCGGCCCCAACGGCGCCGGTAAAACCACGCTGATGGATGTGATCACCGGCAAGACCCGCCCCTCCACGGGCAAGGCCTGGTTTGGCGACACCCTGGACCTCACCCGCATGAGCGAAGTGCAGATCGCCCAGGCCGGCATCGGGCGCAAGTTCCAAAAGCCCACGGTGTTCGAAGCCTTGAGTGTGTTCGAGAACCTGGAGCTGGCACAAAAGGCCGACAAATCGGTACTGGCTAGCCTGGTTGCACGCTTGAGTGGCGAACAGAAGGACCGTATCGACGAAGTCCTGCAGACCATACGCCTGACCAGTTCTGTGCAGCGCCCGGCAGGCTTGCTGTCGCACGGCCAGAAGCAGTTTCTGGAGATCGGCATGCTGTTGATGCAGGACCCGCAATTGCTGCTGCTCGATGAGCCGGTGGCGGGCATGACCGACGCCGAAACCGAGTTCACCGCCGAACTGTTCAAAGGCCTGGCCGGCAAGCATTCGCTGATGGTGGTCGAGCATGACATGGGCTTTGTCGGCAGCATTGCCGACCATGTCACGGTACTACATCAGGGCAGCGTATTGGCCGAAGGTTCGCTGGAGCAGGTGCAGGCTGACGATCGGGTGATCGAGGTTTACCTCGGGCGGTGACTGCATCACCCCGGCCGGTTTCCACAGGGTCCTGTGGGAGCTGGCCTTGCCAGCGATGAGGCCAGTACAGACCACAAACGGACAACAGACATGCTGAAAATCGACTCACTGCACCAATACTACGGCGGCAGCCACATCCTGCGCGGCCTGTCCTTCGAGGCCAAGGTCGGCGAAGTAACCTGCCTGCTCGGCCGCAACGGCGTCGGCAAAACCACCCTGCTGCGCTGCCTGATGGGCCTGTTGCCCACGCGCGAAGGCAGCGTGCACTGGGAAGGCCAGGCCATCACTGCGCTCAAACCGCACCAACGGGTCCAGGCCGGTATCGCCTACGTGCCCCAGGGCCGGGAAATTTTCCCGCGTCTGAGTGTTGAAGAAAACCTGCTGATGGGCCTCTCGCGCTTCAGCGCTGGGCAGGCCAAAAGCGTCCCACCGTTCATCTACGAACTGTTCCCGGTCCTGCTGCAAATGAAACAGCGTCGCGGTGGCGACCTCTCCGGCGGTCAACAACAGCAACTGGCCATCGGCCGAGCCCTGGCCAGCCAGCCACGCCTGCTGATCCTCGACGAACCCACCGAAGGCATTCAGCCCTCGGTGATCAAGGAAATCGGTGCGGTCATCAGCAAACTTGCCGCACGGGGCGACATGGCGATCTTGTTGGTCGAGCAGTTCTACGACTTTGCCGCCGAGCTGGCCGATCAGTACCTGGTAATGTCCCGAGGCGAGATTGTTCAGGCCGGACGCGGTGAAAACATGGAAGCCGAAGGTGTGCGCGGGCTGGTAACCATTTAACCTGAGCGACACTTCGTAGACGTTCGAGAAACTGCCATGACCTACCTGATTCGTGATGCCGTATCTGCCGATCTGCCGGGCATTCGCGACATCTACAACGATGCCGTGCTCAACACCACGGCGATCTGGAATGAACAACCGGTCGACCTGGCCAATCGCCAGGCCTGGTTTGACGCCCGCCAGGCGCAGCACTATCCGATTCTGGTGGCGGTGGACGTCGCCGATACAACGCAAGTGCTCGGCTATGCTTCATTCGGTGACTGGCGCCCCTTCGAAGGCTTTCGCCATACCATCGAGCATTCGGTGTACATCCGCAGCGACCAACGCGGTAAAGGTCTGGGCCCGTTGTTGATGCAGCCGCTGATCGAGCGCGCCCGCCACAGTGACAAACACGTCATGGTCGCGGCCATCGAAAGCGGCAACAGCGCCTCGATTCGGTTGCACGAACGCCTGGGGTTTACCCTCAACGGGCACATGCCCCAAGTAGGCGTGAAGTTCGGCCGCTGGCTCGACCTGACATTCATGCAGTTGATCCTCAACCCGGGCGCGACACCACGCTCACTGGAGTAAAGCCTTAATGAATCCTGGGTACCTCAACCGCGTCACCCACGAAAGCCTTGCCCATTACCGCGACGGCCTGGTGGCGTTGCTGCTCGATGCTGTGCGCCAGGGTGCTTCGGTTGGTTTTCTGGAGGATATCGATGCTCAACAGGCCAACAGCTACTTCGATGAAGTAAAACAGCGCCTGGCCAATGGTGAGTTGTTGCTGTGGGTGGTGAGCAAGGATGAGGAAGTACTGGGCAGCGTGCAATTGGGGCTGTGCCAGAAGCCTAATGGCCTGAACCGGGCTGAAGTGCAGAAACTGCTGGTGCACAGTGAAGCGCGGCGGCGGGGTCTGGGTCAGCAGTTGATGCAAGTGCTGGAGCTGACCGCGCAGCAGAAAAAGCGCGGCCTGTTGTACCTGGATACCGAGGCAGGTTCGGCGGCGGAGGCGTTCTACAGATCGCAGGGCTACACCAAGGCAGGGGAAATTCCGCAGTATGCCTGCGGGCCGGATGGCACCTACCGGGCGACGGCGTTGTACTACAAACTGATTTAAGCTCCCCGGGGCAAATCGGCAAATTGATTCGTAGGTACCGTCTTGCCCGTCCCCGGGCAAAACGGTAACTAAGGCCTCACGCTCACGACTTGTTCATCGCCAACCCCACATCATCGATGATCGCCTTGGCGAACCCGCTGAGGTAATAGGCTGCCAAAATCGTGTCCTCGTCTTTATCCGTAACACCGATCAAGATCAGCTTATGCACACACCCGAGGAGGGTTGAAGCCTCTTCTAGCGCGTAGTCGCATGGAACACCCGGTGAAATTCGAAACAGGTCGATGGCCGGTTCCTGACTTTGAATGAAGCTCGCAATGCCTACCGTCTCGTCAGTCTTGGCTGATGAATTGGTACTCATGTCATCGCTCCTCTGTCCATGCCTTGCAGCCTGCTCAGCGCATGCTCGACCAAGGCTCTAGCCATTTCAGCCGAATACAGCACATTCACCAGCATGCCCTGGCCGGGTTCATTGGCGTGGACGCGGCAGAATTCGTCGCTGGTTTCGTGTATGCCACGCAGCAGTTCACTGGCGTAGGCCAGGGAGTCTGGGGGGATCAGATCGCTGTGGATGGAGAAGTAGGGGGTAGTGAAGGGAGTAGGTGGGTCTGGGACAATCTTTTTCATGGCGTAACTCCTAGTTCCATTTAGGAGCCACCACCTGAATCCTTCTCACGGGATAAAGGTGGCAGCCGTACGCGGGGTGAGAAACCGAGGGAACATAGGAAAACTCGGCCAGACCGAAGCCTGCCCGCGCACGGCCGCCATTACACGCTTGCCGCTATATTCATCAACGGGTTCTCACGCCCGGCCGCCAAAAATGACGACCCGAGGAAATTAGCCCTGATGCATCTCCCTCACAACAGAGAAAAGGCGACAGCGTGCGTAGGATAGATCCGAAAGCGACTAACACTGAAATTTTTTGACTGCTCCAGAGTAAGTCTGTCTTGCTTGGGCAGCGGCTACCTATGAGCGATCGAAAAAATCATCTACTGACAAAAATGCTAGGTAGCGCTTCGCTTCACCCCTGCAAAAAACGACTCAAACGCTGCTGAAGCATGCTGTTTTCACGGCGCAACTGCTGAACCTCTTCCAACAACTCCAGCGCCAGCGCCACCCCTTCCCACTCCAGATCCAGCTCGCGCTGCAGCTTCGCTGCACGCTTGGCCAGCACTGGCGCCTGATCGTCAAACAGCCACTCTTCCGGGGTTCGCCCAGAAGGTTCAACAATGCCGTGTTCGACGATTTCGATCACGTAGGCCGCCGGTAGATCGGCTTCCCGACAAAGGGTCTGCATGTCCAGTTGAACGACCAGGGTGCTCATCATCAGCTACTCCATTGTGTTCTCGGATTGAACGCCGCTTTCTCTGCCAACTTGCTCCACAACTCACGGGTTGTGTCGTCGCTCTGGCTGGGCATCACCACTTTCAGTTGCGCATACAGATCACCACGCTGGCCCTGCTTGTTGGCCAGGCCCATGCCCTTGACCCGCAGGCGCTGACCGCTCTGGCTGTCTGGGCGGATGGTCAGGTTGATCTTGCCGGTCAGGGTCGGCACTGCCACTTTGGTCCCCAACGCAGCTTCCCACGGTGCCAGCGGTACGGTGATGATCAGGTCATGACCTTCGACATCGAACAGCGGATGCGGTGCCATGCGAATGGTCAGGAACAGGTCACCGTTGGCGCCCCCGCCGATCCCCGAAGCGCCCTGGCCTTTCAGGCGAATCTTCTCACCATCGGTAACGCCAGCCGGGATCTTCACGTTCAGCGTCTTGGTGGTAAAACCGGTTCGCTGGCCATGGGCGTTGTGCTGCGGCACCTGGAAGCTGATCTGCTTCGACTCGGCGGACAAGGTTTCCTCAAGGAAAATCGCCAGTTCCATTTCCACGTCCTGCCCTCGCCGACCGGCGCTGCGTTGCTGGCCGCGGCCAAAAGGATTGCCGTTGCCGTTACCGTTGCGCGCACCGAAGATCGAGCTGAAGAAGTCGGAGAAGTCTCCGCCTTCGAAACCGCCGGAGCTGCGGCTTTCCCAGCCTGGCGGGCCCTGGAACGGCCGGCCATGCTGACCGTACTTGCGCAGCTCGTCGTATTCAGCGCGTTTTTCCGGGCTGCTCAAGGCCTCATAGGCCTCGTTGGCCTCTTTGAATTTTTCTTCCGCGTCACGCTCTTTGCTGACGTCGGGGTGATACTTGCGCGCAAGCTTGCGGTAGGCGGTCTTGATCGCCTTGTCGTCCGCCGTCGGCTCTACGCCAAGTATCTTGTAATAGTCTTTGAAGTCCATCTAAGGAATCACCATCAAGTTGTTCGATGCTGCTGAAGATTGGGGTCAAGCATAGCCTTTCAAGTCGCCCTTGGGTTTGCTGTAAAGCAGATAATCGGTCTTGATTCTGCTGACAGCTGGCATAAACTGCGCGGCCGTTTTTCCCCCGGACAGTACATCCCATGAGTGACGCATCCCCGGCCCGTGCCTGCGGCATCGACTTTGGCACCTCCAACTCCACCGTCGGCTGGCATCGCCCCGGCGTTGAGTCGTTGATCGCCCTGGAAGACGGCAAGATCACCCTGCCGTCGGTGGTGTTCTTCAACATCGAGGAGCGCCGCCCGGTCTATGGCCGCCTGGCCCTGCACGAATACCTCGAAGGTTACGAAGGCCGGCTGATGCGCTCGCTCAAGAGCCTGCTGGGTTCCAAGCTGATCAAGCATGACACCAGCGTGCTCGGCACCGCGCTACCGTTCAAGGACTTGCTGGGCATGTTCATCGGTGAGCTGAAAAAGCGTGCCGAGGCCAATGCTGGCCGCGCATTTGATGAAGTGGTACTGGGTCGCCCGGTGCATTTCGTCGATGACGACCAGGCTGCCGACCAGGAAGCCGAAGACACCTTGGCTGAAGTGGCAAAGAA
Protein-coding sequences here:
- the urtA gene encoding urea ABC transporter substrate-binding protein — encoded protein: MKRRSLIKAFTLSASIAAMGLSWSIQAAETIKVGILHSLSGTMAISETSLKDMALMTIEQINAKGGVNGKLLEPVVVDPASNWPLFAEKGRQLLTQDKVAVVFGCWTSVSRKSVLPVFEELNGLLFYPVQYEGEEMSPNVFYTGAAPNQQAIPAVEYLMSEEGGAAKRYFLLGTDYVYPRTTNKILRAFLHSKGVADKDIEEVYTPFGHSDYQTIVANIKKFSAGGKTAVISTVNGDSNVPFYKELANQGLKATDVPVVAFSVGEEELRGIDTKPLVGHLAAWNYFESVDNPVNSQFVANWKAYAKAKNLPGADKAVTNDPMEATYVGIHMWAQAVEQAKSTDVDKVREALAGQTFKAPSGYTLTMDKTNHHLHKPVMIGEIQDDGQFSVVWETEQPLRAQPWSPFIPGNDKRPDYAVKGN
- the urtB gene encoding urea ABC transporter permease subunit UrtB; amino-acid sequence: MPKALHCLLLGLLLLLPLGAQASDADYFIAAKANEQARLLQDWAAQPDPARLDLLTSLQQGHLSPTDSRKLRLNNRLRGLVDNALASHQLLSNDAKLRLAAAQQLQKSAQPAQVAFLDRRFASETDAAVHAALGLALANLQLVASDPAVRLAAVRLLGETGDPMARTRLEALLAPGVESNANVRTAAETSLAQVKRKLLFGELLGQAFSGLSLGSILLLAALGLAITFGLLGVINMAHGEMLMLGAYATYGVQVLIQRYAPGAIEFYPLVALPVAFTVSAGVGMLLERTVIRHLYGRPLETLLATWGISLILIQAIRLLFGAQNVEVANPAWLSGGLQVLPNLVLPYSRLVIIAFALFVVVLTWLLLNRTRLGLNVRAVTQNRNMAACCGVPTGRVDMLAFGLGSGIAGLGGVALSQIGNVGPDLGQSYIIDSFLVVVLGGVGQLAGSLWAAFGLGIANKLLEPQIGAVLGKILILALIILFIQKRPQGLFALKGRVID
- a CDS encoding DUF3077 domain-containing protein yields the protein MSTNSSAKTDETVGIASFIQSQEPAIDLFRISPGVPCDYALEEASTLLGCVHKLILIGVTDKDEDTILAAYYLSGFAKAIIDDVGLAMNKS
- the cbpA gene encoding curved DNA-binding protein, coding for MDFKDYYKILGVEPTADDKAIKTAYRKLARKYHPDVSKERDAEEKFKEANEAYEALSSPEKRAEYDELRKYGQHGRPFQGPPGWESRSSGGFEGGDFSDFFSSIFGARNGNGNGNPFGRGQQRSAGRRGQDVEMELAIFLEETLSAESKQISFQVPQHNAHGQRTGFTTKTLNVKIPAGVTDGEKIRLKGQGASGIGGGANGDLFLTIRMAPHPLFDVEGHDLIITVPLAPWEAALGTKVAVPTLTGKINLTIRPDSQSGQRLRVKGMGLANKQGQRGDLYAQLKVVMPSQSDDTTRELWSKLAEKAAFNPRTQWSS
- the urtE gene encoding urea ABC transporter ATP-binding subunit UrtE; its protein translation is MLKIDSLHQYYGGSHILRGLSFEAKVGEVTCLLGRNGVGKTTLLRCLMGLLPTREGSVHWEGQAITALKPHQRVQAGIAYVPQGREIFPRLSVEENLLMGLSRFSAGQAKSVPPFIYELFPVLLQMKQRRGGDLSGGQQQQLAIGRALASQPRLLILDEPTEGIQPSVIKEIGAVISKLAARGDMAILLVEQFYDFAAELADQYLVMSRGEIVQAGRGENMEAEGVRGLVTI
- the urtC gene encoding urea ABC transporter permease subunit UrtC, whose amino-acid sequence is MNQPLLVTASQKVGPRWTLATGAVVLLVLLALALLSLLPDGHGLQVSAYTLTLVGKILCYAIVALALDLVWGYAGLLSLGHGLFFALGGYAMGMYLMREAAGDGLPAFMTFLSWTELPWYWAGTQHFAWALCLVVLAPGLLALVFGFFAFRSRIKGVYFSIMTQALTFAGMLLFFRNETGFGGNNGFTNFRSILGFSITAQSTRAVLFLLTVALLVVSLYLGWRLARSKFGRVLTALRDAENRLMFCGYDPRGFKLFVWVLSAVLCGLAGALYVPQVGIINPSEMSPTNSIEAAVWVALGGRGTLIGPLLGAGLVNGMKSWFTVAFPEYWLFCLGALFILVTLYLPKGVVGLLKKRGEQ
- a CDS encoding GNAT family N-acetyltransferase, translated to MNPGYLNRVTHESLAHYRDGLVALLLDAVRQGASVGFLEDIDAQQANSYFDEVKQRLANGELLLWVVSKDEEVLGSVQLGLCQKPNGLNRAEVQKLLVHSEARRRGLGQQLMQVLELTAQQKKRGLLYLDTEAGSAAEAFYRSQGYTKAGEIPQYACGPDGTYRATALYYKLI
- a CDS encoding GNAT family N-acetyltransferase, whose translation is MTYLIRDAVSADLPGIRDIYNDAVLNTTAIWNEQPVDLANRQAWFDARQAQHYPILVAVDVADTTQVLGYASFGDWRPFEGFRHTIEHSVYIRSDQRGKGLGPLLMQPLIERARHSDKHVMVAAIESGNSASIRLHERLGFTLNGHMPQVGVKFGRWLDLTFMQLILNPGATPRSLE
- the urtD gene encoding urea ABC transporter ATP-binding protein UrtD — translated: MLEPILDAGSGRDAIGLGQLRAEGLDVRHGTVLTLEDISVSFDGFKALNALNLYIGVGELRCIIGPNGAGKTTLMDVITGKTRPSTGKAWFGDTLDLTRMSEVQIAQAGIGRKFQKPTVFEALSVFENLELAQKADKSVLASLVARLSGEQKDRIDEVLQTIRLTSSVQRPAGLLSHGQKQFLEIGMLLMQDPQLLLLDEPVAGMTDAETEFTAELFKGLAGKHSLMVVEHDMGFVGSIADHVTVLHQGSVLAEGSLEQVQADDRVIEVYLGR
- a CDS encoding chaperone modulator CbpM, with translation MMSTLVVQLDMQTLCREADLPAAYVIEIVEHGIVEPSGRTPEEWLFDDQAPVLAKRAAKLQRELDLEWEGVALALELLEEVQQLRRENSMLQQRLSRFLQG